Proteins encoded together in one Coffea arabica cultivar ET-39 chromosome 2c, Coffea Arabica ET-39 HiFi, whole genome shotgun sequence window:
- the LOC113726533 gene encoding protein trichome birefringence-like 13 isoform X2, translated as MATREHQQRHPQKTTSSFSSSRLFIFLLCLGTLFLGLSLFNTSPREQRLQPEQKTETTSSETNGGASTTNANSACDYSDGRWIYDPKADKSLRYDQTCKEIFKGWNCIGSNKFNAFEVVKWRWKPYHWFVGDSLNRNMFVSLFCTLRRTSSEVKKWRPAGADRGFTFLNYNLTISYHRTNLLARYGRWSANTNGGLLESLGYKEGYRIDVDIPEGTWEEALSFHDILIFNTGHWWWAPAKFDPVRSPMLFFQKGTPVMPPVTPHVGLDMVLKNMIPLVQKRIQPGATLFFRTQSPRHFEGGDWDQGGSCQRSQPLSPQEVEEFFSVKKKGTNVEGRLVNEHLYNALKGSDFHILDITHMSEYRADAHPSTAGGKKHDDCMHWCLPGITDTWNDLFVERLNNMKSRS; from the exons ATGGCCACGAGGGAACATCAACAGCGTCACCCGCAGAAAACGACATCGTCTTTCAGCTCCTCCCGCTTAttcatctttcttctttgcctGGGCACTCTGTTCCTGGGCCTTTCTCTCTTCAATACCTCCCCGAGAGAACAACGACTACAACCAGAGCAGAAAACTGAAACGACATCGTCTGAAACCAACGGTGGAGCATCTACCACGAACGCGAACTCAGCCTGTGACTACTCTGACGGCCGGTGGATCTACGATCCGAAGGCTGATAAATCATTGCGATACGATCAAACTTGCAAGGAGATATTCAAAGGGTGGAATTGTATTGGCAGTAACAAATTCAATGCATTTGAAGTTGTCAAATGGCGTTGGAAACCCTACCACT GGTTTGTGGGTGATTCTTTGAATAGGAACATGTTTGTTTCACTTTTTTGCACTTTGAGACGAACTTCAAGCGAGGTAAAAAAGTGGCGCCCAGCTGGAGCTGATCGTGGCTTCACCTTTCTCAACTACAATCTTACAATTTCATATCACCGTACAAACCTTTTGGCTCGTTATGGTAG GTGGTCAGCAAATACCAATGGTGGTCTGCTAGAATCTCTTGGATACAAGGAAGGTTATAGGATTGATGTTGATATACCAGAAGGGACGTGGGAGGAAGCTCTAAGTTTTCATGACATTCTTATCTTCAATACTGGACATTG GTGGTGGGCTCCTGCAAAGTTTGACCCTGTGAGATCACCCATGCTCTTTTTTCAAAAGGGCACACCTGTGATGCCTCCAGTTACTCCTCATGTTGGCCTTGATATGGTCCTAAAAAACATG ATTCCACTTGTCCAGAAAAGAATCCAACCTGGCGCTACTCTATTTTTTCGAACACAATCCCCAAGACATTTTGAAGGGGGTGACTGGGACCAGGGTGGTTCCTGTCAACGTTCGCAGCCTTTGTCGCCTCAAGAA GTTGAAGAATTTTTCTCCGTCAAGAAGAAAGGAACCAATGTGGAGGGGCGCCTTGTGAATGAACATCTATACAATGCCCTCAAGGGCTCTGATTTTCACATCTTGGACATAACCCACATGAGCGAGTATAGAGCTGATGCTCATCCGTCCACTGCCGGTGGGAAGAAACATGACGATTGCATGCACTGGTGCTTACCAGGCATTACAGATACTTGGAATGACTTATTTGTAGAACGTCTAAACAACATGAAGAGTAGAAGTTAG
- the LOC113726533 gene encoding protein trichome birefringence-like 13 isoform X1, translating to MATREHQQRHPQKTTSSFSSSRLFIFLLCLGTLFLGLSLFNTSPREQRLQPEQKTETTSSETNGGASTTNANSACDYSDGRWIYDPKADKSLRYDQTCKEIFKGWNCIGSNKFNAFEVVKWRWKPYHCELPQFDPLLFLKRFANANIGFVGDSLNRNMFVSLFCTLRRTSSEVKKWRPAGADRGFTFLNYNLTISYHRTNLLARYGRWSANTNGGLLESLGYKEGYRIDVDIPEGTWEEALSFHDILIFNTGHWWWAPAKFDPVRSPMLFFQKGTPVMPPVTPHVGLDMVLKNMIPLVQKRIQPGATLFFRTQSPRHFEGGDWDQGGSCQRSQPLSPQEVEEFFSVKKKGTNVEGRLVNEHLYNALKGSDFHILDITHMSEYRADAHPSTAGGKKHDDCMHWCLPGITDTWNDLFVERLNNMKSRS from the exons ATGGCCACGAGGGAACATCAACAGCGTCACCCGCAGAAAACGACATCGTCTTTCAGCTCCTCCCGCTTAttcatctttcttctttgcctGGGCACTCTGTTCCTGGGCCTTTCTCTCTTCAATACCTCCCCGAGAGAACAACGACTACAACCAGAGCAGAAAACTGAAACGACATCGTCTGAAACCAACGGTGGAGCATCTACCACGAACGCGAACTCAGCCTGTGACTACTCTGACGGCCGGTGGATCTACGATCCGAAGGCTGATAAATCATTGCGATACGATCAAACTTGCAAGGAGATATTCAAAGGGTGGAATTGTATTGGCAGTAACAAATTCAATGCATTTGAAGTTGTCAAATGGCGTTGGAAACCCTACCACTGTGAGCTTCCTCAGTTCGATCCTCTTCTCTTCCTCAAACGCTTTGCCAACGCTAATATTG GGTTTGTGGGTGATTCTTTGAATAGGAACATGTTTGTTTCACTTTTTTGCACTTTGAGACGAACTTCAAGCGAGGTAAAAAAGTGGCGCCCAGCTGGAGCTGATCGTGGCTTCACCTTTCTCAACTACAATCTTACAATTTCATATCACCGTACAAACCTTTTGGCTCGTTATGGTAG GTGGTCAGCAAATACCAATGGTGGTCTGCTAGAATCTCTTGGATACAAGGAAGGTTATAGGATTGATGTTGATATACCAGAAGGGACGTGGGAGGAAGCTCTAAGTTTTCATGACATTCTTATCTTCAATACTGGACATTG GTGGTGGGCTCCTGCAAAGTTTGACCCTGTGAGATCACCCATGCTCTTTTTTCAAAAGGGCACACCTGTGATGCCTCCAGTTACTCCTCATGTTGGCCTTGATATGGTCCTAAAAAACATG ATTCCACTTGTCCAGAAAAGAATCCAACCTGGCGCTACTCTATTTTTTCGAACACAATCCCCAAGACATTTTGAAGGGGGTGACTGGGACCAGGGTGGTTCCTGTCAACGTTCGCAGCCTTTGTCGCCTCAAGAA GTTGAAGAATTTTTCTCCGTCAAGAAGAAAGGAACCAATGTGGAGGGGCGCCTTGTGAATGAACATCTATACAATGCCCTCAAGGGCTCTGATTTTCACATCTTGGACATAACCCACATGAGCGAGTATAGAGCTGATGCTCATCCGTCCACTGCCGGTGGGAAGAAACATGACGATTGCATGCACTGGTGCTTACCAGGCATTACAGATACTTGGAATGACTTATTTGTAGAACGTCTAAACAACATGAAGAGTAGAAGTTAG
- the LOC113724016 gene encoding basic form of pathogenesis-related protein 1-like yields MGWLSKVSTSTLSLIALFSLAVAQNSPQAFVAAHNKVRASLGLPLVKWNATVAAYAGHYAAVRSADCNLEHSLGDYGENLAKASWDLTAAEAVKMWADEKKFYQYRSNSCAEGEMCGHYTQVVWRDSSNIGCAAARCRNNGWTFVTCNYYPPGNYIGERPY; encoded by the coding sequence ATGGGATGGTTATCAAAGGTTTCAACATCAACACTTTCCTTAATAGCCTTGTTCTCTCTCGCCGTTGCCCAAAATTCTCCGCAAGCATTTGTCGCTGCCCACAACAAAGTTCGCGCATCACTTGGTCTCCCACTCGTCAAATGGAACGCCACAGTCGCAGCTTATGCAGGCCACTATGCTGCTGTAAGGTCTGCAGATTGTAACTTGGAGCACTCGCTAGGCGACTACGGTGAAAATCTTGCGAAGGCATCGTGGGATTTGACGGCTGCTGAGGCCGTGAAAATGTGGGCAGACGAGAAGAAATTCTACCAGTACCGCTCCAATTCCTGCGCTGAAGGGGAGATGTGCGGGCATTATACCCAAGTTGTGTGGCGCGATTCGTCCAACATCGGTTGTGCCGCGGCTAGATGTCGCAATAATGGTTGGACTTTTGTGACATGCAACTATTATCCCCCAGGTAATTACATTGGCGAACGTCCTTACTAA
- the LOC113726533 gene encoding protein trichome birefringence-like 13 isoform X3, whose translation MALETLPLAGFVGDSLNRNMFVSLFCTLRRTSSEVKKWRPAGADRGFTFLNYNLTISYHRTNLLARYGRWSANTNGGLLESLGYKEGYRIDVDIPEGTWEEALSFHDILIFNTGHWWWAPAKFDPVRSPMLFFQKGTPVMPPVTPHVGLDMVLKNMIPLVQKRIQPGATLFFRTQSPRHFEGGDWDQGGSCQRSQPLSPQEVEEFFSVKKKGTNVEGRLVNEHLYNALKGSDFHILDITHMSEYRADAHPSTAGGKKHDDCMHWCLPGITDTWNDLFVERLNNMKSRS comes from the exons ATGGCGTTGGAAACCCTACCACT TGCAGGGTTTGTGGGTGATTCTTTGAATAGGAACATGTTTGTTTCACTTTTTTGCACTTTGAGACGAACTTCAAGCGAGGTAAAAAAGTGGCGCCCAGCTGGAGCTGATCGTGGCTTCACCTTTCTCAACTACAATCTTACAATTTCATATCACCGTACAAACCTTTTGGCTCGTTATGGTAG GTGGTCAGCAAATACCAATGGTGGTCTGCTAGAATCTCTTGGATACAAGGAAGGTTATAGGATTGATGTTGATATACCAGAAGGGACGTGGGAGGAAGCTCTAAGTTTTCATGACATTCTTATCTTCAATACTGGACATTG GTGGTGGGCTCCTGCAAAGTTTGACCCTGTGAGATCACCCATGCTCTTTTTTCAAAAGGGCACACCTGTGATGCCTCCAGTTACTCCTCATGTTGGCCTTGATATGGTCCTAAAAAACATG ATTCCACTTGTCCAGAAAAGAATCCAACCTGGCGCTACTCTATTTTTTCGAACACAATCCCCAAGACATTTTGAAGGGGGTGACTGGGACCAGGGTGGTTCCTGTCAACGTTCGCAGCCTTTGTCGCCTCAAGAA GTTGAAGAATTTTTCTCCGTCAAGAAGAAAGGAACCAATGTGGAGGGGCGCCTTGTGAATGAACATCTATACAATGCCCTCAAGGGCTCTGATTTTCACATCTTGGACATAACCCACATGAGCGAGTATAGAGCTGATGCTCATCCGTCCACTGCCGGTGGGAAGAAACATGACGATTGCATGCACTGGTGCTTACCAGGCATTACAGATACTTGGAATGACTTATTTGTAGAACGTCTAAACAACATGAAGAGTAGAAGTTAG